TCAGCGGCGACGCGCCGGTACCACCGTCGTGACCCGAGATGAGCACGACGTCGGCGTGTGCCTTCGACACACCCGCGGCGACCGTGCCGACACCGAGCTCGGAGACCAGCTTCACGTGGATGCGGGCCTTCGGGTTGGCGTTCTTCAGGTCGTGGATCAGCTGCGCGAGATCCTCGATCGAGTAGATGTCGTGGTGCGGCGGCGGCGAGATCAGGCCGACGCCGGGCGTCGAACCACGGACCTCGGCGACCCACGGGTACACCTTGTGCGGCGGCAGCTGGCCGCCCTCACCGGGCTTAGCGCCCTGCGCCATCTTGATCTGGATGTCGGTGCAGTTGCTCAGGTAGTGCGCGGTCACACCGAAGCGACCCGAGGCGACCTGCTTGATCGCCGAGCGCCGCCAGTCGCCGTTCTCGTCCGGGGTGAAACGGCTCGGATGCTCGCCGCCCTCACCGGAGTTCGAGCGGCCACCGAGACGGTTCATCGCGATCGCGAGGGTCTCGTGCGCCTCGGCCGAGATGGAGCCGTAGCTCATCGCACCGGTCGAGAAGCGCTTGACGATCTCGCTCGCCGGCTCGACCTCGTCGAGCGGCACCGGCGGGCGCACGCCCTTCTTGAACTCGAACAGACCGCGCAGCGACGCGAGTCGCTCCGACTGGTCGTCGACGAGCTTCGTGTACTCCTTGAAGATCGAGTACTGGCCGGTGCGGGTCGCGTGCTGGAGCTTGAACACCGTGTCCGGGTTGAACAGGTGGTACTCGCCCTCACGACGCCACTGGTACTCGCCACCCACCTCGAGCTCGCGGTGCGCGCGCTCGGACTGGCGGTCGAGGAAGGCCGTGCGGTGACGGGCCGCGACGTCCGCGGCGATCTCGTCGAGACCGACACCGCCGAGCTGCGACTGCAGACCGGTGAAGTACTCGTCGACGAGTTCCTGCGACAGGCCGATGACCTGGAACAGCTGCGCACCGGTGTAGGAGGCGAGCGTGGAGATGCCCATCTTGGACATCACCTTGAGCACGCCCTTCGAGGCCGCCTTGATGTAGTTGGCGATGGCCTTGTCGAGGGTCATGCCCTCGGGCAGGTCGCCGTTCTGCAACAGCTCGTCGATGCTCTCGAACGCCATGTACGGGTTGACCACGGCCGCACCGAAACCGCACAGGGCGGCGATGTGGTGGACCTCGCGGGCGTCGCCGGCCTCGACGAGCAGACCGACCTTGGTGCGGGTCTTCTCGCGGACGAGGTGGTGGTGCACCGCGGAGGTGAGCAGCAGCGACGGGATCGGCGCCAGCTTCTCGTCGGACTCGCGGTCGGACAGCACGATCAGGCGTGCGCCCTTCTCGATGGCCTGCGAGACCTGCTCGCGGATCGAGGCGAGGGCGCGACGCAGACCCTCACCGCCCTCCGCGACCGGGTACAGGCCGCGGATGATGACGCTGTTGAAGCCGGGGAACTGCTTCTCGTCGTTGACGTGGATGAGCTTCTGCAGGTCGTCGTTGTCGATGACCGGCGCACCGATGAGAATCTGCCGGCACGACGCCTCGGTCGGGTTCAGCAGGTCGCCCTCGGGGCCGAGCATGCCGCCCATGCTGGTGACGATCTCCTCGCGGATCGCGTCGAGCGGCGGGTTGGTGACCTGGGCGAACAGCTGCGAGAAGAAGTCGAACAGCTGACGCGGACGCGACGACAGCACGGCGATCGGCGTGTCGGTGCCCATCGAGCCGAGCGCCTCGGCTCCGGAGGCCGCCATCGGCTTGACGAGGAGATCAACCTCTTCGCGGGTGTAGCCGAATACCTGCTGCCGCAGCACGACACGCTCGTGCGACATGTAGGTGTACTTGCTCTCGGGCAGATCCTCGAGACGGGTGACGCCGCCTGCGACCCACTCCTCGTAGGGATGCTCGGCGGCGAGCTCGCGCTTGATCTCCTCGTCCTCGACGATGCGGCCCTTGGCCGTGTCGACGAGGAACATGCGGCCCGGCTGCAGGCGACGCTTGCTGACGATCTTCTCGGTGGGGATGTCGAGCACACCCACCTCGGAGGCCATGACGACGAGGCCGTCGTCGGTGACCCAGGCACGCGAGGGGCGCAGGCCGTTGCGGTCGAGCACGGCGCCGATGACGGTGCCGTCGGTGAAGCACACCGAGGCCGGTCCGTCCCACGGCTCCATGAGGGCCGCGTGGTACTCGTAGAACGCGCGACGGGCCGGATCCATCGAGTCATGGCGCTCCCACGCCTCGGGGATCATCATGAGCACGGCGTGCGGCAGGCTGCGACCACCGAGGTGCAGCAGTTCGAGCACCTCGTCGAAACGCGCGGTGTCGGACGCACCCGGCGTGCAGACCGGGAAGATCTTCTCGAGCTTGTCGCGACCGCCGAAGACCTCGGTGTCGATGAGTGCCTCACGGGCGCGCATCCAGTTGGCATTGCCCGTGACGGTGTTGATCTCGCCGTTGTGCGCCACGCGGCGGAAGGGATGCGCGAGCGGCCACGACGGGAACGTGTTGGTGGAGAACCGCGAGTGCACGAGACCGAGGGCCGAGACGACGCGCTCGTCCTGCAGGTCGCGGTAGAAGCCCTTCATCTGGGGCGTGGTGAGCATGCCCTTGTAGACGAAGGTCGACGCCGACAGGCTCGGGAAGTAGACGGTCTCGCTGCCGGGACCGTCCTCGCCCGCGCCGTGGTGGCCGAGCTCGTGCTCGGTGCGCTTGCGCACGACGTACGCGCGGCGCTCGAGCTCGAGGCCGGTGAGCGCGCGGGCGCCGGAGGCGATGAAGATCTGCCGGAAGGTGGGCATGGCGTCCTTGGCCATGGAACCCAGCTCGGACTCGTCGATCGGCACCTCGCGCCAGCCGAGGACCTCGAGGCCCTCTTCGGCGACGATGCGGTCGACCTCGGCGGCCGCGGCGTCGGCCTTGGCGGTGTCCTTGGGCAGGAACGCGATACCGGTCGCGTATGCGCCTTCGGCGGGAAGATCGAAGTCGACGACCTCACGGAAGTAGGCGTCGGGGACCTGGATCAGGATGCCGGCGCCGTCGCCGGTGTTCTGTTCCGCTCCCGCTGCACCGCGGTGTTCGAGATTCACCAGGGCGGTGATCGCCTTCTCCACGATGTCGCGACTGCGACGACCATGCATGTCGACGACGAACGCGACGCCACAGGAGTCGTGCTCGTTCGCCGGGTGGTAGAGCCCTCGAGGCCCGGGGAGATGAGTCATACCTAGCCTTCGTTGATGCGATAGCACCGACGACCAGCAGCGCTGATGGCCATCTACTGCCGTAGACGGGTATCGGCCGGGTGCCCGATACCTTCGACATCGCCAGTATCCGCTCATCCGCGACGGTGCGGGTGCCTTTTCGGCAGCGCGAGCGTGGACCCGGCGACCGGTGGGACGTCGTGGTCCCACCGTCTTCGAAACGAACGATATGCCAGGTGGCGGGGGGTAATGCAAGCAAGCCTGCCCTATTCTTCCGCCCACCTGCGGAAACGCAGCCGTAACGCACCGGAATCGCGGGCGTCACCCTGCCGTGGAAAGCAGCATTCGCACCATTCGGGACACGCCGTCGCGCGGGTCCGGCCCGTCGTCCTGCGAGGTGCAGCGATGCAGGATCAGTCCGTCCAGGTAGTCGATGAGAACCCGCGCGGCGGTGGCGGAATCGTCGACGCCGAGGCCCGCGAGCACGGTCCCGATCCATCCGCGCAGTTCGCTGCGGCGGGTTTCGACCCCGGCACGCAGTTCGGGCGTCGCCATCGCCTCGACGAACATCGCGAAGCGTGCGCGGGTCCGCACGAGGTCGTCCCCCGTCACGAACATCACATATCCGTGCGCCAGGTCTTCGAGCTCACGTGCGTCCCCCGGCAACGCGGCGCCGATCGCCTCGAGCTGGACCCGGTCCCGCTCGAGGAGCCTGTCGAGCACCCCTTCGACGAGAGCCTGGCGGG
This window of the Rhodococcus pyridinivorans genome carries:
- a CDS encoding TetR/AcrR family transcriptional regulator is translated as MSLVTDKRATVLDAAIELVGTEGLRALTHRRVDAIAGVPAGSTSNYFRTRQALVEGVLDRLLERDRVQLEAIGAALPGDARELEDLAHGYVMFVTGDDLVRTRARFAMFVEAMATPELRAGVETRRSELRGWIGTVLAGLGVDDSATAARVLIDYLDGLILHRCTSQDDGPDPRDGVSRMVRMLLSTAG
- the gltB gene encoding glutamate synthase large subunit; protein product: MTHLPGPRGLYHPANEHDSCGVAFVVDMHGRRSRDIVEKAITALVNLEHRGAAGAEQNTGDGAGILIQVPDAYFREVVDFDLPAEGAYATGIAFLPKDTAKADAAAAEVDRIVAEEGLEVLGWREVPIDESELGSMAKDAMPTFRQIFIASGARALTGLELERRAYVVRKRTEHELGHHGAGEDGPGSETVYFPSLSASTFVYKGMLTTPQMKGFYRDLQDERVVSALGLVHSRFSTNTFPSWPLAHPFRRVAHNGEINTVTGNANWMRAREALIDTEVFGGRDKLEKIFPVCTPGASDTARFDEVLELLHLGGRSLPHAVLMMIPEAWERHDSMDPARRAFYEYHAALMEPWDGPASVCFTDGTVIGAVLDRNGLRPSRAWVTDDGLVVMASEVGVLDIPTEKIVSKRRLQPGRMFLVDTAKGRIVEDEEIKRELAAEHPYEEWVAGGVTRLEDLPESKYTYMSHERVVLRQQVFGYTREEVDLLVKPMAASGAEALGSMGTDTPIAVLSSRPRQLFDFFSQLFAQVTNPPLDAIREEIVTSMGGMLGPEGDLLNPTEASCRQILIGAPVIDNDDLQKLIHVNDEKQFPGFNSVIIRGLYPVAEGGEGLRRALASIREQVSQAIEKGARLIVLSDRESDEKLAPIPSLLLTSAVHHHLVREKTRTKVGLLVEAGDAREVHHIAALCGFGAAVVNPYMAFESIDELLQNGDLPEGMTLDKAIANYIKAASKGVLKVMSKMGISTLASYTGAQLFQVIGLSQELVDEYFTGLQSQLGGVGLDEIAADVAARHRTAFLDRQSERAHRELEVGGEYQWRREGEYHLFNPDTVFKLQHATRTGQYSIFKEYTKLVDDQSERLASLRGLFEFKKGVRPPVPLDEVEPASEIVKRFSTGAMSYGSISAEAHETLAIAMNRLGGRSNSGEGGEHPSRFTPDENGDWRRSAIKQVASGRFGVTAHYLSNCTDIQIKMAQGAKPGEGGQLPPHKVYPWVAEVRGSTPGVGLISPPPHHDIYSIEDLAQLIHDLKNANPKARIHVKLVSELGVGTVAAGVSKAHADVVLISGHDGGTGASPLTSLKHAGAPWEIGLAETQQTLMLNGLRDRIVVQVDGQMKTGRDVVVAALLGAEEYGFATAPLVVSGCIMMRVCHLDTCPVGVATQNPVLRKRFTGKPEFVENFMLYIAEEVREYLAELGFRSLDEAIGQVDVLDTRKAVEHYRASKLDLSPLLEKVTSPIFGEQDMHCTKEQYHALDKALDNELIAKAQPALESGTSVSFDTPITNVNRTVGTMLGHELTKKYGAEGLPDNTIDITFAGSAGNSFGAFVPRGITMRLNGDANDFVGKGLSGGRIIVRPPHNAAEGFVPEDNIIAGNVILFGATSGEVLIRGIAGERFAVRNSGATAVVEGVGDHGCEYMTGGKVVILGKTGRNFGAGMSGGVAFVYNPDKDFENNLNTELVDLEDLEGEDFAWLKGAVERHRDETGSEVAARILADWSQQVSHFAKVMPRDYKKVLMAIKDATIRGANVDEAIMEAARG